The proteins below are encoded in one region of Anguilla anguilla isolate fAngAng1 chromosome 3, fAngAng1.pri, whole genome shotgun sequence:
- the LOC118223783 gene encoding signal-regulatory protein beta-2-like yields MPPLCAVLLLFSKVYGLLGKNVNQPYTLVRPQLGDTVTLPCFHAQDFVTCASWFKQSLGEKPQFVAITLNPKSGAIFFNEFKNNERFSAKAAEGSFNLTVSGVELSDSATYYCSITSYNEISFGDGTTLMVTGSESHGRTVVLQQPESESVRPGDSATLQCTVHNETCAGEHSVYWIRQGSGESPPGIIYTHGTRSDECQRSPGAVSPTQSCVYNFPKRNLSSSDAGTYYCAVATCGEILFGNGTKLDIEGEPKTVSFIILSIPCVALALSLIVIAALLRSWKKRKVCEHCTGNNLQKSRLDTTDDPREQCSTEDALNYAALRFSEKNTKARPKRRDQREDLVYSDVRTQDWR; encoded by the exons atgccaccactctgtgctgttcttctgcttttcagcaaagtct aTGGTCTGCTTGGGAAGAATGTTAATCAGCCTTACACGCTGGTGAGACCTCAGCTTGgagacactgtgactctcccaTGTTTCCATGCTCAAGATTTTGTGACCTGTGCCAGCTGGTTTAAGCAGAGTCTTGGAGAGAAGCCCCAGTTTGTCGCAATAACATTGAACCCTAAATCAGGTGCTATATTTTTCAATgagtttaaaaacaatgaacGCTTCAGTGCTAAAGCAGCGGAGGGGAGCTTTAACCTGACTGTGTCAGGAGTAGAGCTGTCTGACTCAGCCACATACTACTGCAGTATTACGAGCTACAATGAGATCAGCTTTGGAGATGGAACTACTTTAATGGTGAcag GGTCAGAGTCACACGGCAGgacagtagtactgcagcagcccgagtctgagtcagtgcGGCCAGGAGACTCTGCgactctgcagtgtacagtacacaatgagacctgtgcaggagaacacagtgtgtactggatcagacagggctcaggagagtcccctccaggaatcatttacacccatggaaccaggagtgatgagtgccagaggagccctggggctgtgtctcccacacagagctgtgtctacaacttccccaagaggaacctcagctcctctgatgctgggacttactactgtgctgtggccacctgtggggagatcctgtttgggaacgggACCAAGCTGGACATAGAGG gggAACCGAAGACAGTCTCTTTCATAATTCTCAGCATCCCTTGTGTGGCGTTGGCTTTGAGCCTGATTGTGATCGCCGCTCTTCTCCGCAGTTGGAAGAAACGAAAAGTTTGTGAgcactgtacag GTAACAATCTTCAGAAAAGCCGGCTTGACACCACCGACGATCCAAGAGAACAG TGCTCTACTGAGGACGCGCTGAACTACGCCGCTCTGAGGTTCAGTGAAAAGAACACAAAAGCCAGGCCCAAGAGGAGAGACCAGCGGGAAGACCTCGTCTATTCCGACGTGAGAACTCAAGACTGGAGGTGA